The Takifugu flavidus isolate HTHZ2018 chromosome 16, ASM371156v2, whole genome shotgun sequence genome contains the following window.
GTCTTTTTGACTGAGTCATAGTGGAACCAGCCACTCGAGCCGCCGTCCATCTCAGTAGTGTCGCGTGAACCTCAAGCTGGGCAGTGATGGTTGCCTATAGTCACCGGGGTCCAGCCATTTTCAGCAGACGCCACTGGCGACTGGCTAGCTTGTCCTCCTGCTCTGGCGGATTTTAAAGCTCGCAGAGACCCCCTTTCAGGAAACAAAGCCTCCAACTGTCGccacccaccctctcacccctccAGGCGCTCCATCCATCATGTGGACGGTGCGCCGCAGCAGCAAATGTGGTTTCAGTGTTTACAAtttgctccctcctctccctccctccctcccccaacacacacacacaccgcgttGCGCGCACTGCCCCTGCTCCTTTTGTAGCCAGCGCCGCTCCACAGCATCAGTCTGCGTGCTCCGCGAGCACCCTGaaagcctccctccctccctcgatTCCTCCTCCTTTATCGTCTCCGCATCCTTTCCGACCATTCATGCCTCTCTGGGATGAGTGAGTGAGCCGGCGCTAGCaaagagggagacaaagaagAAAACGGAGAGAGCATTAAGAGAAAGAGAACAGGGACGTAAGCGATCACCAGCATGCAGGCCACTGCAGACGTGAGCAAGAAGGAGAGCTCCTGGAGCGGCTGGAAGGGCCAGGGTAAACCAGcgtttcctgtgttttcagGGCTTTTATCCGTGCATGTAGGCTAACTATCCATCGCGGCGCGCGCACGTCCCCTCGCCCCCGTGTGTTTGTGCGATTTGCATGTGCACATTTGTCCTCTTACTGTGTTTGTCTATTGTTGTGCAGTCAAACAACAATGTTTACCTGCGTTTCCTTCGGCGGAGACACGCCCTGATGACAGATCCTTTCTGCTGAATGAATGTGCGTCTGGAaaaatggggtggggggggggggggtaaaaggggtggggggtggatacGTGCTGGTGGATGGAGCGAGAATCCCGGCATGCTGGGAGCCATCTGTTTCCAGTGCCTGGTAATATGAATTATAAGGTCGCACCGTGGACCAAATCCCACTCTCCATTTTGTAGCCGTGCAACCTTTGTTAAATGGCGTGCGCGGCGTTTCTGTGTCTCAAAGCAGTCAGGGCGTCCGGACAGCAATGACAGACCGTCTCTATGGTAACCAGGGCGCACCCATCCTGATTACATCAGCCCCATCTCCTCAGCTGCCTTGGCACctttctgagggggggggggggaccgaaGAAGCGAATCCCGTGTTTTTGTGCGACGGAGGCCGGGGGAGAAAATGGCGCACAACGGATGCGGTTGGGCATCTCGCCGCGTTGCCGACCAGCGTGGCAGTAGAATGGTCACCCATCGCATCCGAGCGCTGTTGCAGCCACCTCTTTGTTTGTGCAGccttgtgaccccccccccctcctttgtaATGAATGTTCCAGGCTGTATAACAACATCTGAGAGGATTTGACCACGTTATTACGGATGTCAGATTAGACTGATGCAGCGTTGGATGATAGCAGACATGTTCTCCCAGCGGCGTTTACTCATCCAGCCATTTGTGTTTAGTCACCATGACTCACGAGTGCTCAAGAACTGCCCAACAGTGGCGAGCACACAGAACACGGACTCACGCGTACGATCTATTCAAGGCAAACGTGACGCGGCCACCTTGTCGTTtctgggttagggtgaggtcACAACCTACAGCTCCTGCACCGCTTTGCTGAACAAACTCTGCTTTTTGATGAAATCgtgaattattttattaaatggAGCGGTTTCCTGAAACAGATGAACTCGGCGGCGTGACAGTGTTGACACGAGGTAGATGTTGGTCTATTTTGCGGCAGCTTTGATCCCGAACAGATCAAAGCGCCCCCCGGCACGCGTGCGGCAGCAGCTACCTGTGCAACAGTTTGGAGCACAGCGACGCGGCCCAGCTCAGATCTGAgagcttctctgcctcctcactAACTCGGGGAGATCTCCAGTGATCTAACGAGGTCAGGCCACACTCTGGTTAATCATTAGCTCTGGCGTGTCAGAGCCACATCCACGAGTGGAGCTTGACAGGCCGCGTTTTGCGGTTCCTCTGCGTGTCTTTACGTTAAAGCCTCGAACTCAcgcgtgtttttgttttccctccatttccaACGTCACCCCCTCTCCCAGCTGTTGTAATCACAAATTGGAGGAAAGGAACAGATGACGTGTCCATCAACGGGCCCGCTCCTGGAGCTGCCATTGTCCCTTTGTGCAGCACAATGGAGGGAGAGGCCGTCTTCAGATGTCAGGGTGTGGAGACACATTAGGAGCGGCCCATTCCCCAGACTGGGACCAAATGAATCTctccctgctcccctccctccccgcttCACGTTCagtctctcttcctccctcgcgCCATCTCTCGCCGAGCGGCGGGTAGAAAATGGAGCATGGTAACTATGGTAACTGCATCAGGCAGGTGCTCCGCCGAACGCTCCTGCCCGAGCGTTTTCGCTGGAACCAGCCCGCCGGTCTGCACGGCTTCGTGGGGACTTCACACACAGTATTTTTCattttggtgggtttttttgttttaattgttcccGCCGTGGCAGCGTGATTCCCTCACAACGgtccctccatcccaccccctcccccctacAAACGCAGGTGCTGATTTGCCAGCGGGGGCGACGGCTCCTCCCCCCccggtggagggagggggcatCCCCTCCCTTTCTGAGCTCTCCTTTTGTCCATGCATAAAGCAGCTGCCTCTTTCCCTGTTCAACCATGGGAGCCGCAGGTCAGTAACGCTTCTGGTGCACTAGCTAAAGCTTTTGGGTGCGCGCCGTCTCGCCGTCTCGCCGTCTCTGTCGCTGTTCAGCATCGGTCTGTGTTACTCCCGCCGCTCTGTGTGATCCTGTCTGTGCGTGAGCATCACCAGTCAAACCACATGGTCAGTCTGTCACCGGTGACAGCAGCTTCGGCTTCTGGGAGAGGCTGTGCAGGTACGGGAGGGTCGTTGGCCGAAAGGTCAGGTTTGTGCGGGTTAGGTTTGGGGGAGGAAATAAATACGGTACATTTACTGTTCTGCAGTTGTGAAGCGTCTCTGCGTGAGTGCGTGAGGCAGAGAATCACAATGACTGCCGGCACCCGGGCCTAACATGCCCTTTTTTTAGTGGAGAGTAAAGATGGCCGTCATCACTATGCTGCTCCACAGCTAAAATTAGAGCAGGAAGGCTTCTGGGCAGCTTAGAGAGACAGAAACCCAAGAGACAACATCCACAATTGTCTCCTCCTGACTTTACGTTCTCGCACCGACTGCGATTGCTCGATATGGGGAAACATGCCGTCGAGAGCTCTTATGGGAACAAACCCTTATCCGTCTGCGTCCAGACGAGCGTGTCAGCCTCTGAAGACGTAACGGTACAATGGGCTAATCCGAAGTTTTCACATCTCCCTCATCGGTGCTAGTGGCTTTAAATTACAGGCGTCACCAACCAAACCGGGAGGGAACGAAGGAGACGGCGGCAGCTTCGGATGGATCTCTAACGAGAACCTCCAGGAATGCCTCGTCATCCttcacaaataaacacagaggtGCTCGTTTGGCCAGGTCACATTGAACCTGCCCGTAAACTGCTGATATGGATTCTATTTCTGCCGCTGTCTTTCCCAAGGTCAATCATTAATactgcacagctgctgcaggtgttccTCCTGTGTAACATGGCTGGATGTATGGGCACGTACGTGTGGGACCACATCAGGTGGCCCTCACGATAAGTACCAGTCAGGTGCTGGTACGCCACaagatctcacacacacacagacacacagacagacacacacacacacgcgcgagaAGTGAGACATTTCCCCAGCTCACTCTGACCTAATGAAAAGCTAAGTTAGAAAGCTGGGTTAAAACAGAACCATGTGACAGCCGTAGCTCTCTGAGGACATCCGGTTGTGAACAGCTTCCAGATATTTGACCCACATGTGTAGCGCCCAACATCCTAAAATTGTAATTGTAAGCGTCGAGGTGCATGTGGTCGGTCCTTCTAACCCTCGTCTCCCCTCCTCACAGCGATCGACCTTCTCTACTGGAGGAATGTGAAGCAGTCGGGGGCCGTGTTCAGCAGcgttcttctgctgctcttctccttGACCCAGTTCAGCGTGGTCAGCGTCGGGGCCTACCTGGCCCTGGCGGCCCTCTCCGCCACCATCAGCTTCAGGATCTACAAGTCGGTGCTGCAGGCTGTGCAGAAGACCGACGAGGGACATCCTTTCAAGTGAGCCGACCGAGACGTTTTGGGGATTCCCGAGTGTCGCCTTTGTTTCTGACTGTGTGTTTGCTTCCAGATCctacctggagatggagatcaCTCTATCCCAGGACCAGATTAGCAAATACGCTGACAAAATCCTGCTGTATTCCAACACCTGTGTGAAAGAGCTGCGCAGGCTGTTCCTCGTACAAGATCTGGTGGACTCCCTGAAGGTGTGCCTCAAACATTTGCCATTTTCCATCCTGGACTAGAGATACAGGCAAAGAGGCTAAGCTATTTAGCTTATCCTGCTAATATCGGAGCATAAAAAGAAGCCCATACCAGAAACTGTGTGTTGGTTGCAGCGTGATGCTAAaccctgtttgtgttccagttTGCTGTTTTAATGTGGCTCCTGACCTACGTGGGCGCTCTCTTCAACGGCCTGACGCTGCTCATTCTTGGTGAGATCATCTTGCACCAGTCAGTTAAAAGTCCCTGCCACTGCGTCAAATTATCGGATTATCCGCTTAAAGTATTTGTTAGTTTTTCCCGTTTACACAAGATAAGTGCTCAGGGCCACGCTCGCGGAAGCGTGTTCCCGTCTGAGCGTATTCCCACTGTAGGTCCACGTATCTAAACATTCCCTGCGTCTCTACAGCTGTGGTCTCCATGTTCACCATGCCCGTGGTCTATGAGAAGCATCAGGTCGGTGGCTGCACATCAGGCACCTTCAGCCAACACGGAGACGCCTATTAAACAATGTTGTCTCCTCTTTTCAGGCGCAAATCGATCAATATGTGGGATTAATACGGACCCATGTCAACTCCGTGGTGGGGAAGTGAGTTGCCGTGCCTGCCGTGACTGCTCAgacttaacacacacacacacacacacacaccaaagcacCGACTGAAGCGTCGTGCAGCACATTTCCAGATGATGTTAAAGCAAATTTCTGTGGCAAAAGAAATCTACAAATATAAACCCAACGGCCAGGTTACGTCATCTTGATAATACAGATAAATGTAAAAGTTCATTGAAAAGGTCACAAGTGAGGCATTTAAAGGGTTAACGCATGCGGACAGGTCCGTCTCCCGTTTTGGGCCCGACGAACATCCTTCAGGCAAATCCTGTTAACCCAAATTTGCTTCTGTGAACTTCCTTAAAAAGGAAGAGAGTCAAACCAGTCGGTGGTTAGAATAAGCAGGACCTAATCTAGAATAACTGATTCACTGGGCATATGGTATGAGGAGGCTGTTGTCTCTGTACAGGATCCAAGCCAAGATCCCCGGGGccaagaggaaggaggagtaGACCTGCCTGTCCCGCGGTGACGCTGACAGTCCGGCGCAGCTCCCTCGGTGTCTGAAGAGCCCGCTCGTCATTCGTGGGGCGTAGTATTGTGTCATCTTGGCCGTCTCCAAAAGCATCCACTGGAGAAGCCTTTCACCCTGTCTATAGCAGTCTTAACatcacacccgcacacacacacacacacacatcctgtttcTAGGTAGGGAAGTACACAACTCCAAAACAAAAGAACTGACTTTTGTGTTGCTTATGATAAAGTGCATGAAGTTGAGCCTTGGGTGAATAATATTTGATATATTTTGTGCAGTTGAAATCATGcgttattttgggtttttttgctttgcagTGCTTTCCAGTGTACGGCTTTGGCACGAAAAGAGCTAAAAGCCCTCAAACATGTTCTGCTGCCAATGTTAAAATACCGCTTCATGTTTTCTGAGTTAGCAGACAGGacttctctctgtccctcagtatatatataaatatcaaGAATAATTTCCTTTTGGTGTTTCTAAGCACAAAATAATTTAAGGACATGCGTCTTAGATGTGGTAATTGTAGGGTTTGCTTTTGTATAACCATAAACAATACACACGCTCATGTTTTAGGTACTGTTGTACTACTACTATGAAGACAAGGGGTATCTGTTGATATTTAGCTTGTTTGAATAACTGTCCAACTTTGTACTATGTTCAACTCTACTGTAGTTCTCTAGACCCTGGACTCTCTATTTGCACTTACACTATGTATTTAATTACAGgaataagaaaaataaatgtacctTGATGTATAACACCTCTGCAGCCGCTTGACTAAAGACTTCACATCCATAAGAAGAGTTTGAGTCTTTATAAACAGAAATGCTTCGATTCAATATAGGTTGGCttgtgtgtgatgtcacagaTGTGTATAATAATAATCCAGGGGGAAGACTTTAAATGATGGGCTATAAATAGGTCAGTGGATTCTGACACGGTGTCTagcagcagttgtgtgtgtgtgcgccacaGTGACAGATTTAACTTGACTCCCGGGTCACAAAGGGAATTCACTTGAATGAAGAGTGACATGTCTCATCTGTTGCATACAACTATTTTTAATGACCTGCAGCTGAAGAGCTTAACGATGCGAACAGAGCAACTCTGGCAATATGAAGTGCAAATAATGGAGTAATGAGGATTTCACTATGATACTgaaagctgcagctgtttgaactTAACATCTCTCCTCTGTAAGGACCAATGATAGAATTAAAATAACAGGGAACACAAATATGAAGAGGCTGCATTTTTAGCTGCTGATGAGAGTAACTGGATGCAGCTGGAAGGGAACATGCCTGGAACTTTTAGTTTCAGGCTCTACATATTCCATCTTCAGAGCAGGATCCACCTGCAGATCCATGACACACTAACGTTAACACACAGACAAAAGTGCTAACAGGACAGCGTGGGACGACACAAACGTACCTGGTTCCACATCCCTGGCTTCTCGTAATAGATGGGAGTGACCGCTTCCCTTGATGGTGACTTGGTGAAGAGTCTGcataatgaaataataatataaacCGAATTTATAAATAATATACGACTGATTTTTGAAGGTATATTAAATCCACCCAATGAGGCGCTCTTGGCATTCTTCCTGCAGCCTGCTGATCTTGTCAAGGGAAAGATGACAAGTGCCGTTGGGCCCTTCACAAATCAGGCGGTTCATAGCTGCCCTGAGAGCGTTTATCTGAATTtaaacataaaacacaaaaacttATAGAAGTAGCGAAGTCACAGCAACAAAAAAGGTGCTTATCATCAACACAACATACACACATCTCCTTCTTACCTCACTGATGTCTTCAACATCAAATTTGACATCGAAGGTCAGTTCAATGTCCTGCTCAGGGAGGATAGCCTCTTTGGTGTGGCTGTTCCAGCCCAAACCACAGAGGGCGCCAGTGTAGCAGGTCCTCTCTTCATTCGTTCTGAAACCAAAGAGGAAATCTAGTCAATTTGCCCTGcttgttttctctttaaagtgCGCAGTGATGCGAAATTTATTCCATCTGACCGTAATTCCATGATGGGGGTGAAGAGCATGGTGATGAGGGCGGGCAGTCCCGGGATGTCTGGCATGATGGATGTATCTCTCAAAAGAATCTTGGTTCCTGAAACAACCATGCTAATCACTGCATCGCCATGACACCACGAGAAGTGTCGGAAAACAAATAATTGTGCTATTTATTCCGTGCATACGTCAGCTAACTTTTCTGGAGTACGGGGTGTATCCGATACCTGTGGAATTGACTGAAAGAGCCCCTGCCACCATCATTCTCTGGTGTTTGAGATGAGGGTTTTCATTCAACGCAAAGCCGTTGATGCTTCTCCTCTCGATATTTACTGacctgcagaagaagcagaggCACATCAAGGTGTCTGGCGCTTGTGCGCCTGAGAAATTACAGGTGTCATGCTAACTTGTAAACTGCTCTTTGGTTCAAGCTGTAGAATTTCACTCTATTGGGACTGGAGGGTCCATGCAGTTGCACCTGTGGAGTCAGGAATGAGAAATGTGGACATTTGCAAAGCTACAACATCTTTGTTATTGTTATCAGAGAGAATGGGTGTGCCTCAAGGAAAAGCATCCAAAGAATTGAGCCATTGCAATGGCTCCATCTACTGGACAAACGGAAAATAACAGCGCAGAGGCGATGACATCACCCACCCCATGACAAAGCTCAGCCTGATATTCAAGATGCTGTTTATCTCACCTTATTTTTGGAATAAGCCTGTCTGGTCTTGGCAAAGTGGTCAAGCAGGTGGTCAATTaattccttctcctcttttttgcGAGTGTCCCAGCATCTGCCTGCTGAATTGGGAATATATGTGCCTGTTTCCATGTCCCTGTACAGTGACATCAGCATCTCatgactttgctgttttagaaagacagaaaaaaataagggTACTTCAATAAAggcaacatcatcatcacaggTCATCTGTGGTTCATCTGCTCAACGGATACATTCTATTAACTCGTGGAACAAGCTGAGCTCTCCGCCTCTACCCTTGAATCAAAGCTCTCCTCAGCCTTCACAGCGTGTCCTTCTTGCACCATTATATCAACTATGTCGGTGTTGGCCTTCTCAACCTCAATCAGCAACTGCACACGCATGACACCGTGCGAGATGGAGTACAGTGAAGCCATGAGTGAATGGCCTTTGACCAGTGTGATGAACCGGTCACGGGCCCGGCTGCTCCACTGGTTTCCTAAAATgatggactgggcagaaggacGCATTCCCACCAGTTGAATCTCGCGAGCCTGCAACAAACAATCGTAGTTGGTGTTAAGTGTTTCAAGATGCGCGCCATCATTCAGGCCAGTGGGGCCTCTCACGCTATGACGACCTGGAATGGCTGAGAcaggaggtcagagggcagCTCTCTCAGGCTGCAGCATGCAACAAATGCTGTGTTGCCAAAGTCAATGAAAAAAACCTGCGAAGCAGAGGGAGACACTACAGTTAGATTTCTAGTTGTATGCAGAGTTTTACAATTCAGGCCAGAATAAGCCACATCTGTAGACAATCCTCCATTACTGGGACACCGGTCTGGGTTTAGCCCAACATAAGAGAGAGCTGTTGGGCAGTTTCATATTCATTAGCACATTCACCTCTACTGTGTTGCCCCGCAAGTGTAGGATCTTGGCACGGTAGTAGAAGCTCGGCTCGCAGGTCTCAGAGTAAGGAGCCAGACATAGCAGGTTTGGGTAGAGCGACACACTCACAGGGTTGAGAGTGCGTTTGTTGATCTCTGCCGTCAGATGTCGCTGCTTCTCCAGGCTGGATTCATCGGCCTGGAAGGCCCAGAAATGGCCCACATCCATCACCTACAACAGAGGTCAAAAGAAGAGGAATATTTCAGGCCTGTGTATTTTTGAGACAGTTTGGTCTTATTTAGACCCGCACGTACTGTACTGGTGTAACAGACTGACCTCTGTGATGTTGACCACCAACAAGCGGTTGGCTGGTAGCTTGTCTGGGTCCATGCTGCTGTTGAATAAACCCAGTGGGGACACAGACTGATTCTGAACGTCTATGGTCACTCTGTtcagcaaaaacacagagaaactgGAGTTAAATACTAAAGGCTCACGTTCAGAGTCACTGTATTGATGACAC
Protein-coding sequences here:
- the rtn1a gene encoding reticulon-1a isoform X4, translating into MGAAAIDLLYWRNVKQSGAVFSSVLLLLFSLTQFSVVSVGAYLALAALSATISFRIYKSVLQAVQKTDEGHPFKSYLEMEITLSQDQISKYADKILLYSNTCVKELRRLFLVQDLVDSLKFAVLMWLLTYVGALFNGLTLLILAVVSMFTMPVVYEKHQAQIDQYVGLIRTHVNSVVGKIQAKIPGAKRKEE
- the rtn1a gene encoding reticulon-1a isoform X2, encoding MQATADVSKKESSWSGWKGQAIDLLYWRNVKQSGAVFSSVLLLLFSLTQFSVVSVGAYLALAALSATISFRIYKSVLQAVQKTDEGHPFKSYLEMEITLSQDQISKYADKILLYSNTCVKELRRLFLVQDLVDSLKFAVLMWLLTYVGALFNGLTLLILAVVSMFTMPVVYEKHQAQIDQYVGLIRTHVNSVVGKIQAKIPGAKRKEE
- the rtn1a gene encoding reticulon-1a isoform X3; this encodes MVSLSPVTAASASGRGCAAIDLLYWRNVKQSGAVFSSVLLLLFSLTQFSVVSVGAYLALAALSATISFRIYKSVLQAVQKTDEGHPFKSYLEMEITLSQDQISKYADKILLYSNTCVKELRRLFLVQDLVDSLKFAVLMWLLTYVGALFNGLTLLILAVVSMFTMPVVYEKHQAQIDQYVGLIRTHVNSVVGKIQAKIPGAKRKEE